A window from Acidimicrobiia bacterium encodes these proteins:
- a CDS encoding PLDc N-terminal domain-containing protein, whose product MEVGIFFGLMVFMVVPFAIFHIWAVIDVLKTPPSVWEAAEQNQIVWAIVVLALAFLGPILYLVIARPQLRVATDRANVVQ is encoded by the coding sequence ATGGAAGTAGGAATTTTCTTCGGCTTGATGGTCTTCATGGTTGTCCCATTTGCCATCTTTCACATCTGGGCGGTAATCGATGTTCTGAAGACCCCGCCTAGCGTCTGGGAAGCTGCCGAGCAGAATCAGATCGTCTGGGCGATCGTGGTCCTGGCACTGGCCTTCTTGGGTCCGATTCTGTACCTGGTGATCGCCCGCCCACAACTGCGGGTCGCCACCGACCGGGCCAACGTCGTTCAATAG